One segment of Platichthys flesus chromosome 15, fPlaFle2.1, whole genome shotgun sequence DNA contains the following:
- the rab34b gene encoding ras-related protein Rab-34 has product MLPPVKKDRIISHLPKCFSPNAALHTKEGFHPQVQAACQVQKSRTVSFNIAKVIVVGDVSVGKTCLISSFCKADFDKNYKATIGVDFEMERFEVLGVPFSLQLWDTAGQERFKCIASTYYRGAQAIIVVFDLSRVSSLEHARQWLEDAMKDNDPSSVLLFLVGTKKDLSTPDQLFQVEQEAIRLSEEIKAEYWAVSSKSGDGIRDFFFRVASLTFEANVLCELEKMGSRNEGDIIRLTDSTEANHTPAKRKPNCC; this is encoded by the exons ATGTTGCCACCTGTGAAAAAGGACCGAATTATTTCTCACCTCCCAAAG TGTTTCAGTCCCAATGCGGCGCTGCACACCAAAGAGGGCTTCCACCCGCAGGTCCAGGCTGCTTGTCAGGTGCAGAAGTCCCGCACGGTGAG CTTCAATATCGCCAAGGTCATCGTGGTGGGAGATGTCTCAGTCGGGAAAACGTGTCTGATCAGCAG TTTCTGTAAGGCAGATTTCGATAAGAACTACAAAGCCACCATCGGCGTGGATTTTGAGATGGAGCGTTTCGAGGTGCTCGGTGTTCCCTTCAGTTTACAGCT GTGGGACACTGCGGGTCAGGAACGCTTCAAGTGCATCGCGTCCACCTACTACAGAGGAGCTCAAG CCATTATCGTGGTGTTTGACCTCAGCAGAGTGAGCTCATTAGAACATGCCAG gcagtgGCTTGAGGACGCCATGAAGGACAACGACCCCTCCAGTGTTTTACTTTTCCTCGTCGGTACTAAGAAGGACCTCAGT ACTCCAGATCAGTTGTTCCAGGTCGAGCAGGAAGCCATCAGACTCTCGGAGGAAATCAAGGCCGAGTACTGGGCCGTTTCTTCAAAGTCAG GAGATGGCATCAGGGACTTCTTCTTCCGCGTGGCCTCTCTGACCTTCGAGGCCAACGTTTTGTGTGAGCTCGAGAAAATGGGGTCGAGGAACGagggtgacatcatca GACTCACAGACAGCACAGAGGCCAATCACACACCAGCCAAGAGGAAACCCAACTGCTGCTGA
- the nsrp1 gene encoding nuclear speckle splicing regulatory protein 1: MAAPTKQYGLILSQKKGGLKAAALQKPSVFGDDSDDETSVGESLKREAIKKKMMKQTRLEMQKALEEDSTVYDYDAVYDDIQKKRSEATKKVLGGADKKPRYIQQLMKAVDERKKDQERREERKIQKERVAEGEKFSDKDAYVTSAYKQKLQEQKEEQEREDRQSQIEAALDVKKQRDLTGFYRHLLNQTVGEEEIPDRSANKPQPLKVKTEKTSPPPSPTSHDNNASSCSDSEEAHEQKSGFSKLGAGSTHPKRQYRQRSPSSGSGEEKEKERERERERHKKSHRDQDRGRDRHGDRDRNRGKERDDRHGGRRDDRDRRKDRERGREDDRSRGRGDAEREDRHGKRAKSPKERERDKNGDREKRRNPAEDERKDKDREQEKERRKEQEKEKTVKKEEKDPEKKEEDRGEEGKEKEEMEEKGSKFAKRSNDHTLSSARERYLARQMERSACKSYIEKEED; encoded by the exons ACATCAGTTGGGGAGAGTCTGAAGAGAGAagccattaaaaagaaaatgatgaagcag ACACGTTTGGAGATGCAGAAGGCCTTGGAAGAGGACAGCACCGTGTACGACTACGATGCCGTCTACGATGACATTCAAAAAAAGAGAAGTGAGGCCACTAAAAAAGTTCTTGGAGGCGCTGACAAAAAG CCAAGGTATATCCAGCAGTTAATGAAAGCAGTCGATGAACGAAAGAAAGATCAAGAAcggagggaagagaggaagatCCAGAAGGAAAGAGTGGCCGAGGGAGAGAAGTTTTCAGATAAAGACGCTTACGTTACCTCCGCCTATAAGCaaaagctgcaggagcagaaggaggaacaggagagagaggacagacagtcACAGATAGAAG CTGCCTTGGACGTGAAGAAACAAAGAGACCTGACTGGCTTCTACCGACACCTGCTCAATCAGACtgtaggagaggaggagatacCAGATCGCTCAGCAAACAA ACCTCAACCCTTGAAGGTAAAGACAGAGAagacttcacctcctccttcgCCTACATCCCATGACAACAATGCAAGTTCCTGCAGCGACAGCGAGGAGGCGCACGAGCAGAAGTCTGGGTTTAGCAAGCTGGGCGCAGGCTCTACACACCCCAAACGCCAGTACAGACAGAGGTCGCCATCGTCAGGaagtggagaagaaaaggagaaggaaagagagagggagcgagaacGACATAAGAAGAGTCACAGAGAtcaagacagagggagggacagacatggagacagagacaggaatcGTGGAAAGGAAAGGGATGACAGacatggaggaagaagagacgacAGGGATAGAAGAAAGGACAGAGAACGAGGAAGAGAAGATGACAGGAGTAGAGGCAGGGGGGATGCAGAGAGGGAAGACAGGCACGGGAAAAGGGCAAAGAGCccaaaagaaagagagagggataagaatggggacagagagaagaggaggaatccAGCTGAGGATGAGCGGAAGGACAAAGACCGGGaacaggagaaggagagaaggaaggagcaagagaaggagaagacggtgaagaaagaagaaaaggacccagaaaagaaggaagaagatagaggagaagagggaaaggagaaagaggaaatggaGGAAAAGGGGAGCAAATTTGCAAAGCGCAGCAACGATCATACTTTGAGTTCAGCCAGAGAGCGCTACTTGGCCCGACAGATGGAACGCTCGGCCTGTAAGAGCTATATcgagaaggaggaggactga